A single genomic interval of Orcinus orca chromosome 19, mOrcOrc1.1, whole genome shotgun sequence harbors:
- the TSPAN10 gene encoding tetraspanin-10 encodes MEEGERSPLLSQDAGDQEPPLARSSPLTSSHPGPAPWEDQARRAGLGGVLACFLKCLIFLSNFVFSLLSLLALAIGLWGLAVKGSLGSSWGGPLPADPMLGLVLGGLAFSAVSLAGCLGALCENAFLLRCFSGGILAFLVLEAVAGALVVALWGQLQDDLEHVLRMAISHYQDDPDLCFLIDQVQLGLQCCGVASYQDWQRNLYFNCSSPGVQACSLPASCCIDPWEDGASVNDQCGFGALGLDEDTAQRVVHLEGCSPPLLQWLRSNIWAAGGYAIVVVVVQGAELLLAIQLVRALAVHKRAAESEGLSTGPPDSVPSPLPNWSRADWQVRRKTRAPGWGLGLQASPPLPGKVSE; translated from the exons atggaggagggggaaaggagcCCGCTGCTGTCCCAG gaTGCTGGAGATCAGGAACCACCCCTCGCCAGAAGCAGCCCCCTCACTTCAAGTCACCCAGGGCCAGCACCCTGGGAGGACCAGGCCCGGAGGGCAGGCCTTGGGGGGGTCCTGGCCTGCTTCCTCAAGTGCCTGATCTTCCTGTCCAACTTTGTCTTCTCTCTGCTCAGTCTGCTGGCCCTGGCCATCGGTCTCTGGGGCCTGGCCGTCAAGGGGTCTCTGGGGAGTAGTTGGGGGGGCCCCCTGCCCGCAGACCCCATGCTGGGGCTGGTGCTGGGCGGGCTGGCGTTCAGTGCGGTGAGCCTGGCAGGCTGCCTGGGCGCCCTCTGCGAGAACGCCTTTCTGCTGCGCTGCTTCTCTGGGGGCATCCTTGCCTTTCTGGTGCTGGAGGCTGTGGCAGGGGCCCTGGTGGTGGCCTTGTGGGGCCAGTTACAAGATGACCTGGAGCACGTCCTACGCATGGCCATCAGCCACTACCAAGACGACCCAGACCTGTGCTTCCTCATTGACCAAGTTCAGCTCGGGCTGCAGTGCTGCGGGGTGGCCTCCTACCAGGACTGGCAGCGGAACCT GTACTTTAACTGCAGCTCCCCTGGGGTCCAGGCCTGCAGCCTTCCTGCCTCCTGCTGTATCGACCCCTGGGAAGATGGAGCCTCAGTCAATGACCAGTGTGGCTTCGGGGCCCTGGGCCTGGATGAGGACACGGCCCAGAGGGTGGTGCACCTGGAGGGCTGCAGCCCCCCACTCCTCCAGTGGCTGCGCAGCAACATCTGGGCTGCAGGTGGCTACGCCATCGTTGTCGTGGTGGTCCAGGGGGCAGAGCTCCTGCTGGCCATCCAGCTGGTGAGGGCCCTGGCTGTCCACAAGAGGGCAGCAGAGAGTGAGGGCTTGTCCACAGGACCCCCAGACTCAGTGCCCTCCCCTCTGCCAAACTGGTCCCGGGCTGACTGGCAGGTGAGACGAAAGACCAGGGCACCCGGATGGGGTCTGGGGCTgcaggcctcccctcccctcccagggaaGGTGTCAGAATAA
- the PDE6G gene encoding retinal rod rhodopsin-sensitive cGMP 3',5'-cyclic phosphodiesterase subunit gamma, with protein sequence MNLEPPKAEIRPATRVIGGPVTPRKGPPKFKQRQTRQFKSKPPKKGVQGFGDDIPGMEGLGTDITVICPWEAFNHLELHELAQYGII encoded by the exons ATGAACCTGGAGCCGCCCAAGGCCGAGATCCGGCCGGCCACCAGGGTGATTGGGGGGCCCGTCACTCCCAGGAAAGGGCCCCCCAAATTTAAGCAGCGGCAAACCAGGCAGTTCAAGAGCAAGCCCCCCAAGAAAGGCGTCCAAGG GTTTGGTGACGACATCCCCGGAATGGAAGGCCTGGGAACAG ACATCACTGTCATCTGCCCATGGGAGGCCTTCAACCAcctggagctgcatgagctggccCAGTACGGCATCATCTAG